One part of the Rutidosis leptorrhynchoides isolate AG116_Rl617_1_P2 chromosome 1, CSIRO_AGI_Rlap_v1, whole genome shotgun sequence genome encodes these proteins:
- the LOC139890245 gene encoding uncharacterized protein, with protein sequence MDANKPIQNEENPFGHRLLVNQEDQVDPNDTPMLNARTFQDLTEAFINHFFPSSKAERLRMEINAFTQWSDESLYDAWIRFKKMLRACPPHGLTKKEYINTFYRGTNALTRQTLDASSGGVFMYKSPNAAETMLEDMSVNTYEWNPSPRDLPRKSVAQVESDNGQVTLTSLNNQFQMYEKELKKLEQSIVAMQVGYQSGLTLNEGIENPHPQPFITQEPLPSFIEEEIGVSKEKGKEKVDSTRVKDVKGNDEKGKDKGNEPLKVTRPVPYPKALRKDRLAAQYKKFQDMMKNVSINLPITDVLKGMPNYGRFIKELILERGKYHEETSFFIEEECNKILASRPRIPKKLGDPEKFIFPCNFGDSEVFDALADLGASINLIPHLLYERLGLGPLKPTRIRIRLANHSFDTAIGITEDILVSIDTLVFPVDFVIMEMKEDLRVPLILGKPFLATADTIILVKHNQINIGVGEERVTINIRKAMKQPSNTDDDECYAFDHIDLYVNEELEKLLGVDTTGFNQVCENEIEDLEADFRDLMNVNVDESEFEYETTREKSFEAIPNEDRFRIKSS encoded by the exons ATGGATGCTAACAAACCAATTCAAAATGAGGAAAATCCATTCGGTCATAGGTTACTGGTTAATCAAGAAGATCAAGTTGATCCGAATGATACTCCGATGTTGAATGCTAG GACTTTTCAAGATTTAACCGAAGCTTTTATCAATCATTTCTTTCCATCATCAAAGGCGGAACGACTTAGAATGGAAATTAATGCATTCACTCAATGGAGtgatgagtctttgtatgatgcATGGATACGTTTCAAAAAAATGTTGAGAGCTTGTCCACCACATGGTTTGACTAAGAAAGAGTACATCAACACGTTCTACCGGGGCACTAATGCTTTGACAAGACAAACTCTTGATGCATCTTCGGGAGGAGTATTTATGTATAAATCACCTAATGCAGCCGAAACCATGTTAGAGGATATGTCGGTAAACACTTATGAATGGAACCCTTCACCACGAGACTTACCAAGGAAAAGTGTAGCTCAAGTGGAGAGTGACAACGGTCAAGTCACCCTTACAAGCTTAAATAATCAATTTCAAATGTATGAGAAGGAGTTGAAGAAGCTAGAACAATCGATAGTCGCAATGCAAGTAGGTTATCAAAG TGGTCTAACCTTAAATGAAGGGATTGAAAATCCCCATCCACAACCTTTTATCACCCAAGAACCATTACCAAGCTTCATTGAGGAAGAAATCGGGGTTAGTAAGGAGAAGGGTAAAGAAAAGGTCGACTCAACCAGGGTTAAGGATGTCAAGGGTAATGATGAGAAGGGTAAAGATAAGGGTAACGAACCTTTGAAGGTTACAAGGCCGGTTCCATATCCGAAAGCTTTAAGGAAGGACAGGTTGGCGGCTCAATACAAAAAGTTTCAAGATATGATGAAAAATGTGTCGATCAACTTGCCAATTACCGATGTGCTCAAAGGGATGCCTAACTACGGTCGGTTCATCAAGGAGCTAATTTTGGAAAGGGGTAAATATCATGAGGAAACATCTTTCTTTATCGAAGAAGAGTGCAACAAAATTCTTGCATCAAGACCAAGGATCCCTAAAAAGTTAGGTGATCCAGAAAAATTTATTTTCCCTTGTAATTTTGGTGACTCGGAAGTGTTCGATGCACTTGCCGATTTGGGTGCAAGCATTAACCTAATTCCCCATTTACTTTACGAGAGACTTGGTCTTGGGCCTCTTAAACCAACTCGTATTAGAATAAGATTGGCCAACCATTCATTTGACACTGCTATTGGTATCACCGAGGACATCTTGGTTAGCATTGACACCTTGGTGTTCCCGGTTGACTTTGTTATCATGGAGATGAAGGAGGACCTTCGAGTCCCCCTCATCTTAGGGAAACCATTTCTTGCAACCGCCGACACCATAATTTTGGTGAAACACAACCAAATCAACATTGGAGTTGGTGAAGAGCGTGTAACCATCAATATCCGAAAAGCTATGAAGCAACCGAGTAATACCGATGACGATGAGTGTTATGCCTTTGACCATATTGACCTTTATGTTAATGAAGAGCTTGAAAAGCTTTTAGGGGTTGATACCACAGGGTTCAACCAAGTTTGTGAAAATGAAATTGAGGACTTAGAGGCCGACTTTAGGGATTTGATGAATGTTAATGTTGATGAAAGTGAATTTGAATATGAGACTACTCGGGAAAAGTCATTTGAGGCTATTCCcaatgaagatagatttcgaatCAAGTCTTCATGA